The following are encoded together in the Variovorax sp. PBS-H4 genome:
- the apbC gene encoding iron-sulfur cluster carrier protein ApbC has protein sequence MTVTPQALAEALKSVLDPNTGKDFVSTKSLKNLQIHEGDVSFDIELGYPARSQVPALRKALVAAAKTVPGVENVSANIATKVISHAVQRGVQLMPNVKNIIAVASGKGGVGKSTTAANLALALAAEGASVGLLDADIYGPSQPMMLGISRRPESEDGKTMEPLENHGVQVMSIGFLVDQDEAMIWRGPMATQALEQLLRQTNWKDLDYLIVDMPPGTGDIQLTLSQRVPMTGAVIVTTPQDIALLDARKGIKMFEKVGVPILGIVENMAVHVCSNCGHVEHIFGAEGGKKMAEQYDMAYLGALPLDINIRLQADSGKPTVVADPDGEVAGIYKAVARRVAVGIAEKAKDFSAKFPTITVSKNT, from the coding sequence ATGACCGTTACCCCCCAGGCGCTCGCCGAAGCGCTCAAGAGCGTCCTCGATCCCAATACGGGCAAGGACTTCGTCAGCACCAAGTCGCTGAAGAACCTGCAGATCCACGAGGGCGATGTGTCCTTCGACATCGAGCTCGGCTACCCCGCCAGAAGCCAGGTCCCGGCGTTGCGCAAGGCGTTGGTCGCCGCTGCGAAGACCGTGCCGGGCGTCGAGAACGTCTCGGCCAACATCGCGACCAAGGTGATCAGCCACGCGGTGCAGCGTGGCGTGCAGCTGATGCCCAATGTCAAGAACATCATCGCCGTGGCCTCGGGCAAGGGCGGGGTGGGCAAGAGCACCACCGCCGCCAACCTCGCGCTCGCCTTGGCGGCCGAGGGGGCGAGCGTCGGCCTGCTCGATGCGGACATCTACGGTCCCAGCCAGCCGATGATGCTGGGGATTTCGCGCCGGCCCGAAAGCGAGGACGGCAAGACCATGGAGCCGCTGGAGAACCACGGCGTGCAGGTGATGTCGATCGGCTTCCTGGTCGACCAGGACGAGGCCATGATCTGGCGCGGTCCCATGGCCACGCAGGCGCTGGAGCAGCTTCTGCGCCAGACCAACTGGAAAGACCTCGACTACCTGATCGTCGACATGCCGCCCGGCACCGGCGACATCCAGCTCACGCTGTCGCAGCGCGTGCCGATGACCGGCGCGGTGATCGTCACCACGCCGCAGGACATCGCGCTGCTCGACGCCCGGAAAGGCATCAAGATGTTCGAGAAGGTGGGCGTGCCGATCCTCGGCATTGTCGAGAACATGGCGGTGCATGTGTGCTCCAACTGTGGCCACGTCGAGCACATCTTCGGCGCGGAGGGCGGCAAGAAGATGGCCGAGCAATACGACATGGCCTACCTGGGCGCACTGCCGCTCGACATCAACATCCGCCTCCAGGCCGACAGCGGCAAGCCGACCGTGGTGGCCGACCCCGATGGCGAGGTGGCGGGCATCTACAAGGCCGTCGCGCGCCGGGTTGCGGTGGGCATCGCCGAGAAGGCCAAGGATTTCTCGGCCAAGTTCCCCACCATCACGGTCAGCAAGAACACCTGA